GCGATGAACCAGAGCCTGAGCCACCGCCGGACTTAACAATCAAAGCAACAGCGAAAGTTCTGGAAGCAGGCAAAACGATAGTGCGGAATTTGAAAGGAGCACTGGTAAAGTTCAGCGCAGCGCCGCCGGCCTTGCCGATTGCCGGCAACAAGAAAGATGAAACGACAAAACATGATGCGGATCCGATTCAAGGAGTAACGAGTGAAGACGGCACATTGACAGTGACTTCGTCCGGCCCACAACCTCCGGGAGCAGTGCAAGGGGAAATGACAGGGGTGTTGAAGGAAGTGGATTTAACTCCGATGGAAAGTAAGAACATCGCGCTGAAGGAGGCGCCGATGCTTTCCTATCTTGAAAGAAGGGTGCCAGCAATGCTTCGGAAATACGTATCGCAAACATTTGTGGTGCGCGATACGGCGCAGATGGTTACGCTGACGTATCCAAAAAGCGCGGAGTTGCAGGTGGCCGACTGGGTGAAAGATACAACGGATGTTTTGTTTTCAGAAACGAATTACTGCAGAGATAAGCAAGCGGACGATCCTTACTATTCATCGAAAGGTTCGTGGAAGCAGCAGTATGACGATCAATGGGCGATCAAGCGAATCGGACTGACGGCGGATGCAAATTCTCCATGGGCTTTGTTGAAACAGCCAAAGCCTGTGGTTGTAGCAGTGATTGATACGGGATTGGACTGGAACCATCAAGATATTTCGTGGGATCAGATCTGGAAGAACAGCAGAGAGGTTGCGGATAACGGAAAAGATGATGATAACAATGGATACATAGATGATGTAATCGGATGGAATTTCATCGGTAAGAATAATTTGCCATGGGATGATGACGGTCATGGAACGTTTGTAGCAGGAGTGATTGCAGCGACCAAAGGGAATGGAATCGGAATTAGCGGGATGAATCCTTACGCGGAAATCATGGTGCTGAAGGCATTAAACGCGTTTGGTCACACGCGGGCATCTTATCTGGCAGAAGCGATTCTTTATGCAGCAGAGAATGGAGCGCGGATCATCAACATCAGTGTTGGCGGAAAGAAATTGACACGGATCGAACAGATGGCGATTGATCAGGCTCACAAGCGGGGAGTGCTTGTAGTAGTTGCAGCGGGAAATGAAGGAGCAGATATCAATGATTTTGGCCCTGCCGGATCAAATCACGTACTGGCGGTAGCGGCAAGCGATTTTGCAGATAAGCCGGCTGGATATTCGAATTGGGGAGCAGGGATAGATATAACGGCGCCCGGAAACGACATCTTGAGTCTACGAGCGCGATCGACGGATTTAATGCGAGATATTCCGGAGGTTAGATACGCAGCGGGAGAAGCTTACGTTGGACAGGACAAAAGGTACTACCGCGCGAGCGGAACCTCGTTTGCTGCGCCGATTGTGGCAGGAGCTGCGTCGTTGATTCTGAGCGCTTATCCGAATCTTACGAATGAGCAGGTGGAACGAATGTTGTTGCAATCCTCGCGTGATATCAACGTTCCAGGTCTTGATCAACTGACCGGATACGGACTGCTCAATGCATCGGCAGCATTGCAAGCGGATCCGAACTTCTTCATCACAGCGGAAATATCGGGAGTCAACGTGATAGCGGAGGGAGGCACGCAATCGTTGCAAGTGCAGGGCACAGCGGACGCCGATACGATGAAGCGTTACTGGCTGGAGATAGGAGCGGGAGCAAATCCTGCGCAATGGAAACGGATCGCACCGGATCATGCGCAAGCCACGAGAGCGAACGTCATCGGAACAATTGCGGCCAGTGAATTTCAAGGATCACCGGCCTGGATCATCAAGCTTGTCGTGGAACATCAAAACGGCAAATCGCGCGAAGCACGGTTCGATTTAAAACTGGAGTGAGGCCGAAGGATCAGGAAGCATAGTGAATTCGTGCTAAGTTAATCATGCGGGTGCGACACCCGCACCACCTCACTATGAGACTTCGCGCATTTCTGATCACGCTCGCAATATTTGGCTCCTCACTCTGGTACCTTTATGGATGCTTTCATCAAACCGAAGATCGTATGTACACCGGCATTCGCAGCATCAATGCGTCGGATTACAGCACGCATCTTTCCTGGATCGATCAAAGCCGCCGGGGACATTTTTTTTTGCAAAACAAATTCACTGCTGAATTGCAAGGCGGAGATTTCGTAAGACCGGTCTATTTTCTGCTGTCACAGCCTTTCCGTTTCACTTCTCTTTCCAACAGTGTTGTTTTTCACATACTGCGAATTTTTTGCGGTTTCCTTTTGCTGGTTTTGCTTTTTCCGATGATCCGGCGATACGATTTGGATTCGAATTTGGTGATCCGTGCTTTTCTGCTGCTTGTATTTACTTCCGGAGCCGGCTTTTTGGTGAGGCACTGGATTCCTTCCGCTGATGTGGATATCCCTGAGGCCATTTTGTTTGTTTCTCTTGGGGAGTCTCCGCACTTTCTTTACTCGTTGCTTTTCTTGTGGGCCGGCATTGCGGCTTTTTACGCAGGAGCTCCGGCGCTTTATTTTATCTGTTTATTGCTGCTGTGGTGGGAACATCCGTTCGAAGCTGTAATTCTGATCGGTGTTTGCATGGCGAATTTGTGGATCCTAAAGAACCGGAAAACACAGATGATTGTGCTCGTCATTACAGCAGGAATTTCACTCGCACCTTTTTTGTACTATCAGCATCTAAAAACTACCCCGGCGTTTTCCGGATGGGGCTCTGCGCAAAACCTGATGGGTTCGCCGCCGGTCTATTCGTACATTTCTGCTTTTTTTCCTTTATTCATCCTTGCGGTTGTTGGGATCAGTGTGTTGCGTCAGCGGTCTGATCAAAAAACCCTGTTGTACTTCTTAAGTGTCTGGATCCTGGTTCAATTTGTGATGGCATATTTGCCTTTCCCCTTCCAGAGGCGTTTGATTGCCGGTATCCAATTTCCACTTGCAATACTGGGAGCGTTCGGGTTGGAGAGGGTCCGAAAGCCAGCAATTTTATTCTTGTGGATCGTTCTCTTTTCATTCAGCAACCTTTGGCTCACTAAAAAACTCATAGATGAGCTACGACCGCGGCAGATGCCTTTCTATGTGAGCTCGGCTTACGCACAGGCGTTTCGATGGCTGGCGAATCACGAGGAAAAAGATGGCGTTGTGTTAAGCGGTTTTGTAACAGGAAACTTGATTCCCGGTTTTTCAGGATTTGCCTCTTATCTGGGGCATTCGTCGTTAACTCCTGAAATTGGGAGGAAAAGATCAGAAGTAGTGAGCTTTTTTCAGAAGCCTGAAATTGAGTTTCTGATCAAGAATCGAATCCGCTACATTTTTTGGGGATTGGAGGAGCGCAGTTTGTCGAAAGTGGCTCTGGGCGAGCAGTTTGAAAGCGTTTTTGAAAATGATGAGGTGACGATTCTCATTCCACGACCTAAAATAGAAAGGATGAAAATAGTGGTGGGCGGTCATTCCAGAAACATCGGCAAGACTTCCGTTATGGCCGGGATCATCAAAGCCACGCAGGATTTGAACTGGACCGCCATAAAGATTACACAGTACGGACATGGGATCTGCTCCCGAAACGGCCGGTCCTGTCATTGCGCCGCTGAGGAGCACCGTTTTG
This genomic interval from bacterium contains the following:
- a CDS encoding S8 family serine peptidase gives rise to the protein DTPTPEDPSDTPTPEDPGDVPTPDDPRDEPEPDDPRDEPEPEPPPDLTIKATAKVLEAGKTIVRNLKGALVKFSAAPPALPIAGNKKDETTKHDADPIQGVTSEDGTLTVTSSGPQPPGAVQGEMTGVLKEVDLTPMESKNIALKEAPMLSYLERRVPAMLRKYVSQTFVVRDTAQMVTLTYPKSAELQVADWVKDTTDVLFSETNYCRDKQADDPYYSSKGSWKQQYDDQWAIKRIGLTADANSPWALLKQPKPVVVAVIDTGLDWNHQDISWDQIWKNSREVADNGKDDDNNGYIDDVIGWNFIGKNNLPWDDDGHGTFVAGVIAATKGNGIGISGMNPYAEIMVLKALNAFGHTRASYLAEAILYAAENGARIINISVGGKKLTRIEQMAIDQAHKRGVLVVVAAGNEGADINDFGPAGSNHVLAVAASDFADKPAGYSNWGAGIDITAPGNDILSLRARSTDLMRDIPEVRYAAGEAYVGQDKRYYRASGTSFAAPIVAGAASLILSAYPNLTNEQVERMLLQSSRDINVPGLDQLTGYGLLNASAALQADPNFFITAEISGVNVIAEGGTQSLQVQGTADADTMKRYWLEIGAGANPAQWKRIAPDHAQATRANVIGTIAASEFQGSPAWIIKLVVEHQNGKSREARFDLKLE